The Fervidibacillus albus genome contains a region encoding:
- a CDS encoding ATP synthase subunit I, whose amino-acid sequence MPDVEFLYNRYRKYMYFTLAIVVLGWGFSAYKAFFAGLFLGISVGFLNLWLLKKRTVRLSNAVTKNKTVYSIGTFSRMAYVALAVLIALKYPDIFHLIATIIGFTVSYIVIFIDLIILFLAKQFRQEER is encoded by the coding sequence ATGCCAGATGTGGAATTTTTATACAACCGATATAGGAAGTATATGTACTTTACTCTTGCCATCGTCGTTTTAGGATGGGGATTTTCCGCGTATAAAGCCTTCTTCGCAGGACTTTTCCTCGGAATTTCCGTCGGTTTCCTGAATTTATGGCTATTGAAAAAGCGGACCGTACGTCTTAGCAATGCGGTTACGAAGAATAAAACCGTTTACTCCATCGGCACCTTCTCCAGGATGGCTTACGTCGCTTTAGCGGTGTTGATCGCCTTGAAGTATCCGGATATTTTTCATTTAATCGCTACAATTATAGGATTTACCGTATCCTATATTGTCATATTCATTGACTTGATCATTTTGTTTTTGGCAAAGCAATTTCGTCAGGAAGAGAGGTGA